GCAATGAAAGGGATTCTATATATTCAGAAACTAACGTTCGGGCCGATTCTTGTAATTCAAATTTACGATCGCTGTGCTTATCCTGCAATTCCTTATAACGCTGCTTGATATCTTTGAAGGTAACGTGCATGGCTTTCTCCGAGAGATGTGCAAGAATTAGCATTTTACCTCCACAAACAATTTTTTCTCATTCAAAATATTGGTCTTGTTTGCATTATCACAGGCACTCAGTGAATGCCTGCTGTAATGTCAACAAAAACCGCCCGCAGGCGGCCTTTACGATAATTGAGCACTGTTAAAACTCAGTTTACCGGGCGCGGATTGTACTTCCTGATTTCAGCTTCAATATCCCATTTCGTTATATCTTCATTGGTTGCGATGAAGAAATGAGATCCGTCACCTCTCGTATACTCGCTGACAGGATGCGGTTCAACTTTTCGCACATTAACCTCAGCAGGCTGATCCCTAGCATAAAATTTTGCTAATTGCTGATTGTGGTTGCTTGGAACTTCTAAAATACGCGTATGCGGCCCGGTGAATACAACTCCATGGTGCTCACCACCAATAACCAAGTAATCATAGATTTTATCTTCAGTCATAGTTACCCCCATGAAAAATGAGTAATAACTATCGCATACTTATAAAGCTCCAGCATTATCGAAGCCATTAAATGAAGAGCTTCTGTAATGTCTGCCACACTCTCGCAGTGTTCGCGCTCATGCCCTTGAGTCAGTCACCCCGGTTCAACTTTGTTCCCCGTTGACTCAGACCAGTGCGTGGTTGGCGATCATCTGCGTCAAGGGATCTTCTTTTCGATACACCGATTACAACCGGCAACTGCTGACGGATATGGGAAACCTTCGATAGTGGCATGCATATTGCCCGACTTTAGAAGTGAGCCTGTCGCATGGGGGTGTCACCCAGGAAAACAGCTTTTCCCAAGCTCACGGCTGCAAGTCTCTCGATTGTTTGAGCGTACGGGGGCTCATTAAAAAATCCTTCTACTGCAAGGCTTAGAGATCCTACATGTTTAAATAAGTGGTCGACTCGTTACAGCAACTCATTTTCTCAAGCACGTATTATTACCGACTGTTATTATTACGTACGATTGTGCTGATATAAGCACTGTAGTACTACTTAGCTTACTTGATACACCAGAGGGGAATATGAGCACAGCACAGGCTTTAACAATTGCACAGGCAAAAGACCTGCTTAAATCTGGGGCTTTTCGCAAGGTGGAGCTTTCATTTGATATTGATTCTGATGCATTTTTCACTTTCGCATCAGAATTTTGTTCAGAGGGTGCAAAAATTACCAAGAAAGGTGATCATTTTGTTGTGATCCTTCCCAAATTGACGATGCCATCCAAACATTCAGAATAGATTTTATTTTCGTAATTACAGCAGGCACTCAGTGTATGCCTGCTGTAATGCCCGCTTTTCTAAGACAACGTCATCAGGTGCATCTTCCGCTTTCACTGCAAAGATTGGTGCTCCCGGATGTTATCTCCAACGGCTGAAATGTCGTCTTTATCGAACCACAACTCAGTAGCTCGACCGTCTGCCGCTTTATAGTGCGCCGGTCAGGATTTGTGGGTGAATGTAAGAGTCCTTAATAAATACCTGCCGCTTACGCTTGATGAATATCGTTTACGGACCACACTTGAATTGGCTCTTAAAGGATGAAAGCTCCGACCCAGGGCCTGACTTATGGAGGAGTTCTCACCTTCAGATGACTCTGAGGGATAGTGATCAATAATAAGAACCGATTGAGTACCTCAAGATTGCCTTCGCTTAGGAGGCTTTTTTTATTTCTGCCGCTGGTTCTCAATATCCCGAATGCCAGCAAAGTTGTTATTGCCCTGCTCGATAGTTACGAGAAGTGGTTTTATCCACAGCACAGCCTGGCAATATGTCATCCCGCTGGCGGGAGCGGAACCACCATCGGCTGTGTCAGGCTCGTCGGAATCGGCGTGCATTGCGCTGGAACGTAAACGGTTTGCGTATGAGAGCAGCCCGTCAGCAATATGAGCAGGAACAGGCAGATCACAGGTTTTCTCACGGCGAAGTATCTCCCGGTATTCAATTACGGTGTTTTCGGCATCGCTGGCGACGGCGGCATTAGCTCTGGCTGCTAACTGTGCCACCTGGTTAAACCGATTCACGTTGAATGCCTGCGTGGCTATCACCTGGCCCTGCAACGCGTTATCTGACTTCAGCACGCGCTTTTCACTCTCCGACACGCTGAGGTCCGCCCGCGTTTTCATCAGTAATGCCGCCAGCACGGCCACCAGCGCTATTACCGACAACTGAAGCCAGTAGCGTTTTACCAGCGCGCCAATCACGACAGGAACAGAGCACGCTCTGCCTCACGGCGTCGGGTTAGACCAGCCAGCAACTGCCCGCCTGCTTTGTTCCAGCGCAGGAACTCATCGGCGGAGCCGCGGTAATCTCCTGCGTTAAGCTTTTTCAGCAACGTAGAGGTGGAAAGCGATCGTGTGCCGAGGTTATAAGCAAACGACACCAGCGCATCAAACTGCCCCTGAGTCAGCTTCACCTTCACCAGTTTCGACACGTCGTTTTCGTAACTCACCAGCCCTGTTTTAAGCAGGCGCTCAGCGATTTCAGGCTTGATGACCATACCCTTACCGACAGGTTTGCCGTCAACCGGCTGCGTCCAGCCGTAGCCAATCGTCCACACGCCGACGCTGTCCTGATATGCCGTAAGCCGCAGACCTTCAAACTGCTTGATTAACGCGATCCCTTTATTGCTGATTTGCATCATCCCCCCCTGCTTTTCTGGCGGCGAAGCGTTTGATGAAGCCGCCGATAAAATCCGTACCTACGTAGCCTATAAAGACACTGGCGATGTATGACAGGTTTTTAGCCAGACCGAAGAAATCCAGCAGGTCACGGGCAAACCAGGCAATCATCGCGCACATGGTGGCATCGATTAGCGTTTTCATGATCGGGCCGCCGTTATAGCGCCCACGTAGATACGCCATTGCAAACGCCAGCATTGCGCCAATACCCTGCTCTTTTGCAGCCAGCAGAGCAGCAATGAAATCTTGTTTGTAAGGCATTTTCATAGTCTCTCACCTCGCTGTTTGCGGAGGCTGTGTAATTGGAAACAGGATAAAAAAAGGCCTGCTCGGATGAACAGGCCAGAAAAGCAATAATAAATTTACAGGATGTGGTGCCGGGTGCCTCCCGGTGAGTCTTTGGCCAGCTACCATGACCCGCGTAGGGTATGCTTCAGTCGTGAAACACGAAGATTGCTGTTTACGCCCCTCCGCACAGGGGGATTCACCACATCAATAATGTAAAATTAGCCGTACCGCTTCGTCAATGAGCAACACTCTGTCAAAGGTCATCAGAGAGAGATGACCTTTTGCACAGTGTTATTTTTTTGTCTTACGGGGCCAGTACCAACATTATTCAGCGTCCCTGCTCGCCTGTGCTGATACTTCCGAAACAGTCTGGTTGAACCGGTCTGTTTCAAGTTCAACACCGATTGCGCTACGCCCCAGCGCTAATGCTTCTTTAATCATTGAGCCAGAACCCATAAAGAAATCAGCGAGGATATCACCGGGCCTGCTGCTGGCGTTGATAATGTCCCTCAGCATGTCCGCCGGTTTTTCGCAAGAGTGTTTGCCCGGGTAGAACTGTACCGGCTTATACGTCCAGACATCGGTATACGGAACCGCGGCGGTGACAGCAAAGTGCCGCCGGAGCGATTTATATTCGTCCACCAGCTCGCAGTATTTACGGTTGAGTGAATGGTACGTGGCCACCAACTGGTGATGAGGTTGAATCAGTTCGCTACGCTGGTGCTTCTCTGTGGCTATTCGGGTGAATAACGCCTGCAACTTTTGGTAATCCGCCTCGCCCGGCAGTTGCCACTGGCTGGATCCGAACCAGTGCGAGACCATGTTTTTCTTACCCGTAGCGGCTGAAATCTCTTTCGATGTGACGCCGAGTGAGGCTCGGGCACCCTGAAAATACTCGATCAGGGGAGCCATCAGGCTTTGCTTTAATTCCGTCCCTTTCCGCTCGTAACCATCGTCTTTCGGCCTGTACGGCCCCAGATAATGCTCTGCGAAGAGAACGCGCTCGGTCGCCGGGAAGTAAGCCCGCAGGCTTTCTTTATTACAGCCGTTCCACCGGCCAGAGGGCTTTGCCCAGATGATGTGATTCAGCACACTGAAACGGCGGCGCATCATCAACTCGATATCTGCCGCAAGCCGATGACCACAAAACAGGTAGATGCTGCCCGAGGGTTTGAGGACTCGCCAGAACTGCGCCAGGCAGCCGTCGAGCCACTTTAAGTAATCCTCGTCCCCTTTCCACTGATTATCCCAGCCATTCGGCTTTACCTTGAAGTAAGGCGGATCGGTAACAATCAGGTCAATGGAATTATCAGGGAGAGTTTGTATGTAATGCAGACAATCAGCGTTAATTAACTCAATACTGGATATTTTTACAGTGTTTTTCATAGATCAGTAAGCGGGACTCTGGTAGGCTCACTATGCTTTTGCGCTAAAGCAGTGGGCCATGGTTCGCTTGTGACCTCAGACATGAGCGAATGGCTGGCCGGGTGCTACAACACCCACCAGCCGCCCATTTTCACAGCAGGAAGCCCCCATTACTGGAGGCGTTTATAATATCCGAATTGATAATGCGATAACCCCGCCATAACCAACTGAGTCAGTATCAACTGGCAGCGTTCGTGTGAAATATGCACCGCTTCTGCTACTTCCCCGGCAGTGGCAGGAGATAACGTCAGCGCACTTAGAACAGCCCTTGCTGTTTCTGTCATATCTTGCTGTTTTAGCATGTCTTTTTACCCTTTCTGATGCCGTGACACACAGATAACTCTGGTTCGATGTATCAGCAAGAAGTAAATATGCCAGACATAAAAAAACCCCGTCGATGCGAGGTTTTATATTTTGGTCGACAATCAAAGCTATGACGACGATATCAGATTTACACGAAATATAGCCATTTTAATCTACTTTTGCAACACTATGCTGATAATTAGTCGCCATTTGTTTCGATCGTGTTTTCGATAGACTCAAAAGAGATGCCTGGTCGAGGCGCAGAAAGATAGTGCGCATGGCGAGCCAGTGAGCAGTAAAAGTTTTCGACCAGTTTTTCTCTTCAACCCCTACCAGCAGCGCCAGATCCTTATATTGATAAACTGCGCTCCCAGCTAACTCGGATTTAACGTCCTGCGCTGCCAGCCAGATTAATGCCCGGAGTCGCCCCAGCGTTTTCCCGGCTATCTTCTTGCCGTCGAGCTGCACCGTAAACTCAGTCCACGCCCAGCGAGTTATTTCGACCTGGTATTCGAATCGGATATTTTCGCCGTAGTTCCAGAGTAGCCACGCTTTCTGATGTTCTTCAACGGACAGCACAGCGCGGCGCCACGACGCAGTCGCAAATTCCACCGGCTTCACCAGAGCAATTGATGAGCCTTTCGCCAGTGACTGACGTCCCTGAATTGGTGGGTTGAGCAGCGTTATCCATTTCTCCGTTTCTTCATCGTAAATTCTGGGCTTCTTCCGGCGATAAGTGTTCGTGTCAAATTGTGCATTCTCAAGCCAGGCCAGTAACTGGCCTTTTGTCGCCCCGCTCAGATCAGCCATTGCGGTTATCAGTTGCTGTCGGATGTATGAGAGATTTGCAGTCATGCGGCGGCTCCTGTTTTCTGCTGTGTGCGGGAATGGTGCTGGCGCGCCGGTGCAAGCGCGCGGAGGATGGATTCTTTTTCGTAGCGGTGTTTTTCGGCGACTGTCATGTTTTCACCAGCCCCCCTTTCTTCCAGATGGCAAGCGTGCGCATTACGCCTTCAGCGTGCATGAGTCGCAACTCGTCGCGGCTGTATTCGGTTTGTACGCGCCCGTCGATGACATCATGGCAGCAGCTACAGGCGATCGCGGCCTGTGTATCATCCGGCTTAATTCCCGTGCCGCAGGTTCCCGCCAGGCGGTAATGCGCCAGTACACTGGTTTCAGGGTTGCCGTTGCATATCCCTGGAATTCGGACGGTACATTCGCGGCCGCGCGCCGCTTTGCGTAAATCAGCCAAGGCGACCTCCCCACGGGCGACCACGTTTACCGTTTCGTTGCTCGGGAAGCCTGGCGCTGACAGTCCAGGTAATAAGATCGGGATTCAGGCTGCGCTCAACCTCAACACCACGGCGCCGGTATTGCTCCACCAGCTCGTCGGCCTGTTGCGTGCTGCATTCGGTGTGCTGGAACCAGCTCTTTCTGGTCATGATCACGCGAAGCTCATCAGTTGAGATGCAGCGTTTTCTGCTTCTTGCTGCGAGCTAAATGAACTGGACAATATCCAGCGCCAGAGGACATCCAGTGCGGATTTGTAGAGTTGCTGGAATTCGGTTTCGTCCATGTTTCCAAAGGCGATACTGCGGGGATGTTTGCGTAGTGTGCCATCCGGCAGCTCGATAGCGTCATAGTGGCCTGCCTCAACGGTCACCCACGCACGGTACGCATCGAAGGATTTGCAAAGGCTTATCCCGTTGGTGATGCGGCGATTGGCAACCTGCGCCAGATACTGCTCAGCGGCATCCATCAACGCCGCTTCATTTCCACCGTAGGAAGCGAGGAATTTTGCATACCCTGTTACCAGTCGGCGTTCGTTGGACGAAATAGCGCCGCCGGTTGGCTCCCAGTATTCAAAACCGAGATTGAGCAAAGCGAAGAATCGGCGGTGAAAAGCCGGATTGCGTACCAGCTTGATGTCGGCTGACAGCACCGCACCGAGCTTACATTTTGAATGCAGAAAATCTCTGGTCTCAGGCGTTGCCGGGATCAGGATTCCTGAATGATTGATAAGTTGTAGCTGCGCCATAATGTCCCCATTTGGCGCATAAGGTTGTCAGTTGTTCAGGCTGACACTGAGATTATGAACAGGAGCTTTAGACAAAGCAAATATAAATGAAGTGCATTACAAAAAACAAATAGCGTAAACTGGACTATAACTACCAAACACGGGCGACATATTATGGCTTTCTGGAATGAGTCTGACAACATCGAAATAAATAAAATAACAACTTATCTTGAAAGGGAATTCCCAAATCAAGATTATGAGAAATATATACTATCAGAAATTGATGATAATACTTTCATTGATGCAACTTTAATTAAATCATGGTCTCATTTTCAGTATCTTTTCAAATTTGAACTTGATAATTTAAATGAATTCACCCCTTTCAATCAGAAGCACTTACAAAATCGAGCAAAACCAACCCTAGATATATTAAAAACTGACAAAGAACATTTCTTAAGTTACTTGATGAGGGTAATACATGAATATTATTTTTGGAACCCGGTTAGAGAAGAACTTCCGGATATAATTAGTAGTGATATCCTCACGCGGCTTTCGTCTTTAACTAAAAAGAAATCATATACCGCTCAGTTTTCTTGGATCGAGAATTCAATGGCTACCGCCATAACACGAGACTTGATAAACTCTGAAGATTTCATTTCTATTAGAGCTATAGCCAAGGATGTGGCTAATTACAAAAAAATAATCACTTCACATAAAGAAAAATCTACCACTGAGTATATTGAAACAGTAAAGAACCTTAGCGAGACCTTAGAAGAGTCAATAGAAAAAACAAACTCTACCAAATCTGAGCTTGCAGATTATGATGCAAAACTAGAAGGTTATAAAGCCAAATATAACTTCGTTTTACTAAGTAAATCGTTTAACAACCTACACATTAGAAAAAGTGAGGAGTTGAATAAAGCCAAAAAGTTAACTTGGAGGTTCACTATGGCATTAGCCCTTCCTCCTTCCTTTGCTTTTTTCAACCACATATATAATTGGTTTCCAAGTGGTGAAGGTTTCTCATCGCTGTCATTTTACTTACCAATATTAACCTTTGAGATCTTAATTTTCTATTTTATGCGATTATATTATAGCGAAGTCCGAGCGTTAAACACACAATTACTGCAAATCGATCACAGATTGAGTCTTTGCGAATTCATTCATGATTATATTGAAAAGAAAAATGCTGACAAAGATAACAAAGAATCATGGGATTTATTTGAATCGTTAATATTTAGTCCAATTCAAATAACACCAGACAATATCCCTTCTGTTCTGGACGGAGCTAACGCTGTCGCAGAATTAGCAGGAAAGGTAATGGCAAAATCTAAACCTTGAAAAGGTATTATACTTCAAACATCAATTCCCTTCGATTCAACGAGGGGAATAATCAATGAGGTGTAATTGCGCTATCATGTCGATGTTTGGCACATAAGATAATAAGTTTCTCAGGTTGAAATTAATATCAACCCATTTATGATATTTAAAATATCATATTTTACTGTTAGAGTTATAAAATTGTTTATCAATGACGTTTATAGATGGTGATGCTAATTGAAGACTTTCATCAATTTCATCTAATTCTTTTCCATTTAGCCCTAAATGTGAGACAGGGCCAATTTTTGATTTTGCACCGTCTAAGTAATCTCTAACGTGGCGCCGAATAATCCTTTCAGGCATTTCACTATACTGCTCTCTAAGCCGTTCAGCTTCTTTGAGTAACTCAGGAGTGAGGTAAGATGTGTTACCCATAATCATTAAAACTGGAAGATGGGATTCTTTATTTTTATCAACTTTTCGGCGCGATGGACCAAAGGCCAGATAATTAACCATAAAATCAGCACTCATAACCGGTGAATCTGGTACTCTATCGCTCATTCTAGTTTTAAGTTTCTCTTTTAAATCAAAGGCCTGTTTGTCGACAGTAAGCCACCATTCATTATAACCGAATGGCGATGAGGCTTGCTTGTTTCTTAGCCCTATAACTCCGCTGTAGCACTCAACATCATGTGCGATCAAGCGTGCTACTGCCATATCGTCTAACACAGCACCATATTTTTCCTGTCTATGTTTATATCTTTCCCCCCAAATTTGTTCTAAAGCATGTCTTAACTCATGTGAAGCATTTTGACTTTCATCTTCCAAAGAGCGGATGTTAATTTTGAATACTTCTGACAAATATATTGATATATCCTCTAATGGGCGTACATCCCCTCGAAAGTTCTCTAACCATTGAGCGAAAGAAGCTCTAGATCTTCCACTTACAATAAATCTTTCAAGCAAAAAAGGAACAGAACCTTGCCATTTTCCATTAATCATTTGAGCGCACGTTTTTGCTCTGTTCATGTGTCGTTCAATTTCTTCAACCACACCGGGAGTAACATACAACTTGAAACCAACATCCCTAGCCGCATCAATCATTCTAGTGAAACGCCCAACATCAGAATCATATTCATCAAGTAATGTATCTGCGATTAGAGGCAGCACTATAGTTGTATCCAACCAGATGTTTCCTGTAGAAAACATTTTTTCGACAACTTTTTGTACATCTGGAGTCTTCTTTAAAAAAGCTAATAAAGTGAATGAATCAGATAGAGATCGAAGATATTCTTGAATTACCCCGTTATTGCTGGTGAGAATCATGCGTACTCCCGTCCGCATCACTTGAATCCAATCCAGTTCTTTTATTCTTGGTAATTTAACGTCATTTAGCTCATTAATAATTACAGTTGTGAAATCATTATCTGCTAATTCTGATAAACTACCAGACTGCACAGCCAATGCAAACGCCTGGCTACGCTCAAGCAATACTTTTTGTGAAATATTCCTTAATGTTTTGATAATTAAATCTTCATTTTCAATCGGAATTGATTTATACATGGACTTAATATTATCCATAATATGTCTCATGGCTTCCAGAAGAGTTGACTCAGATAAAATTGATCTTGCTCTAAACTCTTTGTACCTCACGATTTCCTCATGAGCCAAACAAAATTCATCCAAACTTTCCCAATGCTTTATCGTTTTTTTAGTGAGTCGTCGTAATGCAGAATCTATATATTTAGAAACAACTTCAGCTGGATGAGATGGTAGAAACTGATGAATCTTCGAATGGATATCGCACCTTTTCATTCGATTCTCAGTGTCTGTGTCAATCAATGACGCCCGGACAAGTGCTTCGAAAGCTAATTTTGTTAATCCTTTATCACGGTTATCATCTTGCCATTGAAGCGCTAAAAACGTTGCTGCTGTGACTGCTTCATCTTGTGATAATTCGGAAGACTTTTTATCTGTTAATCCTTTTGACGCTAGCAGAGGGTCAACTTTTAAAATTGCAAGCTCTTCAGCAGCTTTTTCCCTGGCGTCATTTCCTAAAACGCGCTCCAAAAACCAATTTTTATCCCTCACATCAAGAGATATACCAGATTTTCTTGCTGCTATTTTCAAATCATCAGCTTTAGCACCGATTTCCTGATTAGTTAAATATATAAGTATTTGTGTGTTGGGCCTAGTTTCCCTCAATCTTTTGAGGGTCTCTCGAACTTTATTTTTCCACCCTTCAGTAACTGAATACTGAATCATAACTGTAGGTTCACCTTCTGGAGAAAATAACTCGGCATCTCTACCGTCATCCCCTGACGCGCTAGCTACGGTTCTGATAGATGAAAACTCAGAAGCTAAAAAAATAGATGCTAATCTTTCAAATGTTTCCCAGTCTGATCGTTTAAGTTGCTCTAAAGCTAATCTAAATCTGCTAGTTATCATATGCGTCCTTCACGATTTCTTAGGAAATGACATTGATAACAATTCTATGTAAGTAAACACGTTACATTAGATTCTGTTATCTACATTTACTGATCGTTATTGTAGTTAAAAGCAGCGTATACCATAAGGCAATATTGATGCAAATTACAATTACGGGACTTGCTTAAAAAATACGCTAACAGTTTTGTGCTACGCACAGTTTAGAGATTTGTAGTTTTAGTACGAAGTTATTTACCATCGTCAATTACCACCTTTAAAACCGAACTTCATCCGGATTTCCTTAACTTTCGACATGTTCTGCTCGCGGCTAAGCGGTTTTCTACCCATCACAGGCAGGCGGGCGATTGGCTCCGGGAGCTCTTCACCACGACGAATACGCAGCGCCATCGCTGCCAGCTCTTCCCCGGCTTTGCGGCGTACTTCAGCGTCACTCAGACCACTGGCGAGCATCTGCTGATACAGCGTGGTCACGATCCAGTAATTCGCAGATGATTGGCTGGTGTTCTTCCCGTCGATTTTCCCCGGCCACGGAAATGACTCTGCATCCGGATAGCTCCCGCGCGTGCGGCAATAGCGATAAAAAAGATCCATCAGCGCTGCTTGGTCTGGCAGCCCTACCGCCGCACATTCTTCCGCGCGGCACCAGGCGACGAACTGGCCCGGCGACGGCAGGAATGGTTTTTCCTGCTGGCGAGCAACGCGCATACCTGCGGCGACTTGTGCCAGAGTTGTGATCCCGTTCTCGCTAAACGCCAGCAGCCACTGGCGGCGAAATTCATCGAACTCATCCTGGGTGCGGAAATTAGCGATCGCAGCCGGGAACGTTGCGCGCAACTGAGAAAACAGGCTGTTGAACACTTCTGCCACCTGCTGTTGTCTGACAGGAGCGTTGTCGTCCTGAACTTCCGGCAGACCGTGAGCAACACGGCGGAAATTTTCCCGATCGAGGTTATGAATCTGTTCAGAGATATTTTTCATCGAGCACCCCGTTGATCCAGTCGGTGTTGTTGAAATCTATAGGCCGGCCGTTCCCATTCGTAGTGCGGGAGGTAGGCTTAACCGGAAACTTCGGCTTGAATAAGCCCTGATACCCGTTGGCAATGCTCGCGTTGATTACGTCAACGGGGTTATGGCCTTCGTCCAGACACTCTTTCAGCAGCTTGAATGCCTTCGTGACCGTCAGCTCGGTTTTAATGGCTTTGCCAGACTGTTTACGATAAGCAACCCACTCCACCCAGGCGGTTTGATCAAGCCACTCAGGAACGAGAATGCTGAGCGGATCAAATTTGTCCTTCCCCCTTGGGGGATTAGAGGGGGTATTAGGTTTTATATTTGTCTTTGGAATAATGTCTTTGGTGTTCCCCGTTTTCAGGGATACCTCTCCCTGTTTTCGGGGATAGTTTTCCCCGTTTTCAGGGATGGTTGATGGTTCATTTTCACTATCCCCGTTTTCAGGGATATCCATCCCCATTTTCGGGGATATCTCTCCCTGTTTTCGGGGATGGTTTTCCCCTGTTTCAGGGATGGTGATTGCCCAAGTAACGATCTCCGCGGCAGGGAAATCAACTGGGCACTTTGAGCAATTGGGCTTTGTGTAAGCCCATTGATCCAGACTTGTGTTAATCCCGATGTATCTCGTTTGCCCTATCCGACGCAGCTTAATAATATTGCGATAGGCAAGGCTTAGGACAGCTTCGGATACATGCTTAGCTTTGAGCGCCGTCTTGTCCGCAATGAGGCTATTGGTAATCCGATCTGACTTTTTTGACCAGCCATAAGTCAGACGAACAATGGCGTTCAGGACGCGGAACTCACGCCCGGACAACTCAACGATACATAGGGCATCCTGGATCTGATTGGCCAGGCGTAAATAGCCATTTTCCAGATCAGCCATGCTGTGCTCCTGTTGCGCTCGTTCCGGCGCAGGGAATTTGATAACTTCAGCGGTATTTGACATACTTAATTCCGTGAATTGATCTCATTAATTCGCACGAAGACCGGCACTGTTAGCGCAGTCCGGTCTTCACCATTTTTAGTCTTTCCATCAGTCCCATCCCAGCGGGCCGGGCCGTGCGCGTTCGGCGCGAAGGCCGATATCTGCCAGCGTCTCGACCGATGTCAGGTAATCGCGTGAAACCACCACCGCCTCCGGCGGTACCACCTGCAAGCCAAGAGCAGAAAGCTCGCGAGCCATCTCTGAAAAATGGCTGTCGGCTTTGCGCTTGCTCACTGTCGATTCGCTGATGCCGATCTGCTCGGCGTAATTCTTTTGCCCCACAGACGCCAGCCGGTTGAGCAAAATGCTCTCGATTTCAAGTGGCTTGAGAATTGGTGGTTCCAACTTTCGTGCTATTGCGTTGTGCATGACTGAAACTCCGTTGAGTGTTAGGCCGCATTGTCGGGGTGGGGAAATAATTCGGGCAGATCAGGACGAATTTCATGAGCCTTAATCTCGCCATTGGTAGCTTTAACAATCGCATTCACTTTTTCAGGAGAAACAGATCCTCCGTTGAGCCATTTGTGAACCGCTGGTTGTGATACATCGCATATGTCAGCAAGGCGCTTTTGGCTACCGACAATCTGTAAAGCACGCTGAATAACTAAATTCATATTTTTTTACCTTC
Above is a genomic segment from Kosakonia radicincitans DSM 16656 containing:
- a CDS encoding bacteriophage antitermination protein Q, which translates into the protein MTANLSYIRQQLITAMADLSGATKGQLLAWLENAQFDTNTYRRKKPRIYDEETEKWITLLNPPIQGRQSLAKGSSIALVKPVEFATASWRRAVLSVEEHQKAWLLWNYGENIRFEYQVEITRWAWTEFTVQLDGKKIAGKTLGRLRALIWLAAQDVKSELAGSAVYQYKDLALLVGVEEKNWSKTFTAHWLAMRTIFLRLDQASLLSLSKTRSKQMATNYQHSVAKVD
- a CDS encoding DUF1367 family protein; the encoded protein is MMAQLQLINHSGILIPATPETRDFLHSKCKLGAVLSADIKLVRNPAFHRRFFALLNLGFEYWEPTGGAISSNERRLVTGYAKFLASYGGNEAALMDAAEQYLAQVANRRITNGISLCKSFDAYRAWVTVEAGHYDAIELPDGTLRKHPRSIAFGNMDETEFQQLYKSALDVLWRWILSSSFSSQQEAENAASQLMSFA
- a CDS encoding replication protein; the protein is MSNTAEVIKFPAPERAQQEHSMADLENGYLRLANQIQDALCIVELSGREFRVLNAIVRLTYGWSKKSDRITNSLIADKTALKAKHVSEAVLSLAYRNIIKLRRIGQTRYIGINTSLDQWAYTKPNCSKCPVDFPAAEIVTWAITIPETGENHPRKQGEISPKMGMDIPENGDSENEPSTIPENGENYPRKQGEVSLKTGNTKDIIPKTNIKPNTPSNPPRGKDKFDPLSILVPEWLDQTAWVEWVAYRKQSGKAIKTELTVTKAFKLLKECLDEGHNPVDVINASIANGYQGLFKPKFPVKPTSRTTNGNGRPIDFNNTDWINGVLDEKYL
- a CDS encoding replication protein P yields the protein MKNISEQIHNLDRENFRRVAHGLPEVQDDNAPVRQQQVAEVFNSLFSQLRATFPAAIANFRTQDEFDEFRRQWLLAFSENGITTLAQVAAGMRVARQQEKPFLPSPGQFVAWCRAEECAAVGLPDQAALMDLFYRYCRTRGSYPDAESFPWPGKIDGKNTSQSSANYWIVTTLYQQMLASGLSDAEVRRKAGEELAAMALRIRRGEELPEPIARLPVMGRKPLSREQNMSKVKEIRMKFGFKGGN
- a CDS encoding phage holin, lambda family, which codes for MKMPYKQDFIAALLAAKEQGIGAMLAFAMAYLRGRYNGGPIMKTLIDATMCAMIAWFARDLLDFFGLAKNLSYIASVFIGYVGTDFIGGFIKRFAARKAGGDDANQQ
- a CDS encoding DUF1364 domain-containing protein, with the protein product MADLRKAARGRECTVRIPGICNGNPETSVLAHYRLAGTCGTGIKPDDTQAAIACSCCHDVIDGRVQTEYSRDELRLMHAEGVMRTLAIWKKGGLVKT
- a CDS encoding lysozyme — its product is MMQISNKGIALIKQFEGLRLTAYQDSVGVWTIGYGWTQPVDGKPVGKGMVIKPEIAERLLKTGLVSYENDVSKLVKVKLTQGQFDALVSFAYNLGTRSLSTSTLLKKLNAGDYRGSADEFLRWNKAGGQLLAGLTRRREAERALFLS
- a CDS encoding DNA-methyltransferase produces the protein MKNTVKISSIELINADCLHYIQTLPDNSIDLIVTDPPYFKVKPNGWDNQWKGDEDYLKWLDGCLAQFWRVLKPSGSIYLFCGHRLAADIELMMRRRFSVLNHIIWAKPSGRWNGCNKESLRAYFPATERVLFAEHYLGPYRPKDDGYERKGTELKQSLMAPLIEYFQGARASLGVTSKEISAATGKKNMVSHWFGSSQWQLPGEADYQKLQALFTRIATEKHQRSELIQPHHQLVATYHSLNRKYCELVDEYKSLRRHFAVTAAVPYTDVWTYKPVQFYPGKHSCEKPADMLRDIINASSRPGDILADFFMGSGSMIKEALALGRSAIGVELETDRFNQTVSEVSAQASRDAE
- a CDS encoding CII family transcriptional regulator, with protein sequence MHNAIARKLEPPILKPLEIESILLNRLASVGQKNYAEQIGISESTVSKRKADSHFSEMARELSALGLQVVPPEAVVVSRDYLTSVETLADIGLRAERARPGPLGWD
- a CDS encoding transcriptional regulator produces the protein MNLVIQRALQIVGSQKRLADICDVSQPAVHKWLNGGSVSPEKVNAIVKATNGEIKAHEIRPDLPELFPHPDNAA